In a single window of the Streptomyces sp. CGMCC 4.7035 genome:
- a CDS encoding SDR family oxidoreductase: MGVLTGRTALVTGASRGIGRGIAERLARDGARVAVHYGSNEAAAKETVAAIEAAGGSAFAIGVELGPPGDAQALWEEFDRHADGLDILVNNAGIGTSRPLEEIDEEEYDKVFAVNVKAPHFIVRHGLGRLRDGGRVINISSGLARTAVMPDKMAYAMTKGALDVFTRDLSKVLGPRGITVNSVAPGIIDTDNTAEFLHGTRDGWAQAAAISALGRVGTPADVADVVAFLASDAGRWVTGSWVDATGGSLT; this comes from the coding sequence ATGGGCGTGCTCACGGGGAGGACGGCACTCGTCACGGGGGCGAGCAGGGGCATCGGCCGGGGGATCGCCGAGCGGCTGGCACGTGACGGCGCGCGGGTCGCCGTGCACTACGGCAGCAATGAGGCGGCGGCGAAGGAGACGGTCGCCGCGATCGAGGCGGCAGGCGGGTCCGCATTCGCGATCGGGGTCGAGCTGGGGCCGCCGGGTGACGCCCAGGCCCTGTGGGAGGAGTTCGACCGCCACGCGGACGGCCTGGACATCCTGGTGAACAACGCGGGCATCGGCACCTCGCGCCCGCTGGAGGAGATCGACGAGGAGGAGTACGACAAGGTCTTCGCGGTGAACGTGAAGGCACCGCACTTCATCGTGCGCCACGGCCTCGGCCGGCTGAGGGACGGCGGCCGGGTCATCAACATCTCGTCCGGACTCGCACGGACCGCGGTGATGCCGGACAAGATGGCGTACGCGATGACGAAGGGCGCACTGGACGTCTTCACCCGCGACCTGTCCAAGGTCCTGGGGCCCCGTGGCATCACCGTGAACTCGGTGGCGCCGGGCATCATCGACACCGACAACACCGCCGAGTTCCTGCACGGGACGAGGGACGGCTGGGCGCAGGCCGCGGCGATATCGGCACTGGGCCGCGTGGGCACCCCGGCGGACGTCGCGGACGTGGTGGCGTTCCTCGCGTCGGACGCGGGGCGGTGGGTCACGGGCAGCTGGGTGGATGCGACGGGGGGGTCGCTGACGTAG
- a CDS encoding TetR/AcrR family transcriptional regulator produces the protein MVNSQEKTQGEPGDAPPAALEVRAAVRPRGRPRSFDRETALEKAVLAFWEHGYEATSVSDLTRVMGIGAPSLYAAFGDKRSLFEEVVTVYDDRYGSFGDRALAEEPTVRAAFERMLREAADLYTAPGHPHGCLVVHAATNCTTPEVEESLRARRNANIAAFESRIKAGVAAGELPAGTDAGALARCAGAIIQGMSQQARDGASREELEALADVAMAIWPRG, from the coding sequence ATGGTGAACAGCCAGGAGAAGACCCAAGGCGAGCCGGGGGACGCACCGCCCGCCGCCCTGGAGGTGCGGGCCGCCGTCCGGCCGCGTGGGCGCCCCCGCTCCTTCGACCGGGAGACCGCCCTCGAAAAGGCCGTCCTCGCTTTCTGGGAGCACGGCTACGAGGCCACGTCCGTCTCCGACCTCACCCGCGTCATGGGCATCGGCGCCCCCAGCCTGTACGCGGCGTTCGGCGACAAACGGTCGTTGTTCGAGGAGGTCGTCACCGTGTACGACGACCGGTACGGGTCCTTCGGCGACCGTGCCCTCGCCGAGGAACCCACGGTCCGTGCCGCCTTCGAGCGGATGCTCCGCGAGGCCGCCGACCTCTATACGGCCCCCGGTCACCCGCACGGCTGTCTCGTCGTCCATGCCGCCACCAACTGCACGACCCCCGAGGTCGAAGAGTCCTTGCGGGCGCGGCGCAATGCCAACATCGCCGCCTTCGAGAGCCGCATCAAGGCCGGCGTCGCCGCCGGTGAGCTGCCTGCCGGTACCGACGCCGGCGCACTCGCCCGGTGCGCGGGCGCGATCATCCAGGGCATGTCCCAACAGGCGCGCGACGGGGCGAGCCGGGAGGAGTTGGAAGCACTCGCGGACGTCGCCATGGCAATCTGGCCCCGCGGATGA
- a CDS encoding sensor histidine kinase, translating to MPSMNELVRQHTALSDSDLEWLHLLVSEWQLLSDLSFADLVLWVPTSDGTRYVSVAQMRPNTGPTSYQDDMVGHLVPRGRRPMLDAALDEGRIVREGDPEWREEVPVRVESIPVRREGRVLGVIARNTNLLTVRTPSRLELTYLQSASDLAQMIAAGSFPFPDQQVDMDASPRVGDGLIRLDADGIVQYASPNALSAYHRLGLAADLVGHHLGKTTAELAPTRGPVDEALSKLASGWAPREFEIEAHDGVIQFRAIPLKPKGTRIGSLVLLRDVTELRRRERELITKDATIREIHHRVKNNLQTVAALLRLQARRIESERGREALEEAVRRVGSIAIVHETLSQNLDERVDFDEIADRVLAMVAEISPGSVTGRRSGRFGILDAEVATPLSMVLTEVLQNALEHGFRPGDTGTVEVSAVRGGTTKEARLLVTVQDDGVGLPEGFDPHTAGNLGLQIVRTLVEGELGGTFDMVPAPERGTRVILDIPVRAEK from the coding sequence GTGCCCTCCATGAACGAACTGGTCCGCCAGCACACCGCCCTCAGCGACTCCGACCTGGAGTGGCTGCACCTGCTGGTGTCGGAGTGGCAGCTGCTCTCCGACCTCTCCTTCGCCGACCTGGTCCTGTGGGTCCCCACAAGCGACGGCACGCGCTACGTGTCGGTCGCGCAGATGCGCCCCAACACGGGCCCCACCTCCTACCAGGACGACATGGTCGGCCACCTGGTCCCGCGCGGCCGCCGCCCCATGCTGGACGCCGCCCTCGACGAGGGCCGGATCGTGCGCGAGGGCGACCCCGAGTGGCGCGAGGAGGTCCCGGTCCGGGTCGAGTCCATTCCCGTGCGCCGCGAGGGGCGCGTCCTCGGGGTCATCGCGCGCAACACCAACCTGCTGACCGTGCGGACCCCGAGCCGCCTGGAGCTGACGTATCTCCAGAGCGCCTCCGACCTCGCCCAGATGATCGCGGCCGGTTCCTTCCCGTTCCCCGACCAGCAGGTCGACATGGACGCCTCGCCGCGCGTCGGCGACGGACTGATCCGGCTGGACGCGGACGGCATAGTCCAGTACGCGTCACCGAACGCGCTGTCGGCGTACCACCGCCTGGGCCTCGCCGCCGACCTCGTAGGCCACCACCTGGGCAAGACCACCGCCGAACTCGCCCCGACCCGGGGCCCGGTGGACGAGGCCCTGTCCAAGCTCGCCAGCGGCTGGGCGCCGCGCGAGTTCGAGATCGAGGCGCACGACGGGGTGATCCAGTTCCGCGCGATCCCCCTCAAGCCGAAGGGCACGCGTATCGGTTCCCTCGTCCTGCTCCGGGACGTCACCGAACTGCGACGCCGTGAGCGTGAGTTGATAACCAAGGACGCGACCATCCGGGAGATCCACCACCGGGTGAAGAACAACCTCCAGACGGTCGCCGCCCTGCTCCGCCTCCAGGCCCGCCGCATCGAGTCCGAGCGCGGGCGGGAGGCCCTCGAAGAGGCCGTACGAAGGGTCGGCTCGATCGCGATCGTTCATGAGACGCTGTCCCAGAACCTGGACGAGCGCGTGGACTTCGACGAGATCGCCGACCGGGTGCTCGCGATGGTCGCCGAGATCTCGCCCGGTTCGGTCACCGGCCGGCGCAGTGGCCGCTTCGGGATCCTGGACGCCGAGGTCGCGACCCCGCTCTCCATGGTGCTGACCGAGGTCCTGCAGAACGCTCTGGAACACGGCTTCCGTCCGGGCGACACCGGCACGGTCGAGGTCTCGGCGGTCCGCGGCGGCACGACGAAGGAGGCCCGCCTCCTGGTCACGGTCCAGGACGACGGGGTCGGCCTGCCCGAGGGCTTCGACCCGCACACGGCGGGCAACCTCGGTCTGCAGATCGTACGGACGCTGGTGGAGGGCGAGTTGGGCGGCACGTTCGACATGGTCCCGGCCCCGGAGCGCGGTACGCGGGTGATCCTGGACATCCCGGTGCGGGCGGAGAAGTGA
- a CDS encoding WhiB family transcriptional regulator, protein MDWRHNAVCREEDPELFFPIGNTGPALLQIEEAKAVCRRCPVIEQCLQWALESGQDSGVWGGLSEDERRAMKRRAARNRARQASA, encoded by the coding sequence ATGGACTGGCGTCACAACGCCGTTTGCCGCGAGGAAGACCCCGAGCTCTTCTTCCCCATCGGCAACACCGGTCCCGCGCTGCTGCAGATCGAGGAAGCCAAGGCCGTCTGCCGTCGCTGCCCGGTTATCGAGCAGTGCCTGCAGTGGGCGCTCGAGTCCGGCCAGGACTCCGGCGTCTGGGGTGGTCTCAGCGAGGACGAGCGCCGCGCCATGAAGCGCCGCGCCGCCCGCAACCGGGCCCGTCAGGCCTCCGCCTGA
- a CDS encoding diacylglycerol/lipid kinase family protein, giving the protein MRALLVVNPAATTTSARTRDVLIHALASEMKLEAVTTEYRGHARDLGRQAAESEDIELVVALGGDGTVNEVVNGLLHHGPDPERLPRLAVVPGGSTNVFARALGLPNDAVEATGAILDALREERERTVGLGLAAGTPGTEDEGVPSRWFTFNAGLGFDAGVVGRVEQQRERGKRSTHALYLRQVVRQFLDEPHRRRGTITLERAGEEPVTDLVLSIICNTAPWTFLGNRPVYASPKASFDTGLDVLALSRVSTASVARYATQLLTSSPERGPRGKHVVSLHDLSGFTLHSKVPLPLQMDGDHLGLRTSVTFTGVRRALRVIV; this is encoded by the coding sequence ATGCGTGCACTTCTCGTGGTCAATCCGGCGGCAACCACCACAAGTGCACGCACCCGTGACGTCCTGATCCACGCGCTGGCGAGCGAGATGAAGCTCGAGGCGGTCACCACCGAGTACCGCGGGCACGCCCGGGACCTCGGCCGGCAGGCCGCGGAGAGCGAGGACATCGAGCTGGTCGTGGCCCTCGGCGGCGACGGCACGGTCAACGAGGTCGTGAACGGTCTGCTGCACCACGGTCCCGACCCCGAGCGCCTCCCCCGCCTCGCCGTCGTCCCCGGCGGCTCGACCAACGTCTTCGCCCGCGCCCTCGGTCTGCCCAACGACGCCGTGGAGGCCACCGGCGCGATCCTCGACGCTCTGCGCGAGGAGCGCGAGCGCACGGTCGGCCTCGGTCTCGCCGCGGGCACCCCGGGCACGGAGGACGAGGGGGTGCCCTCCCGCTGGTTCACCTTCAACGCGGGCCTCGGCTTCGACGCGGGCGTGGTCGGCCGCGTCGAGCAGCAGCGGGAACGCGGCAAGCGGTCCACCCATGCGCTGTATCTGCGCCAGGTGGTGCGCCAGTTTCTGGACGAACCTCACCGCAGGCGCGGAACGATCACCCTGGAGCGGGCCGGCGAGGAGCCGGTCACCGATCTCGTCCTGTCCATAATCTGCAACACGGCACCGTGGACGTTTCTCGGCAATCGTCCGGTGTACGCGTCACCTAAGGCCTCGTTCGATACCGGGCTCGACGTACTCGCTCTCAGCCGCGTGTCCACGGCCTCGGTTGCCCGGTATGCCACCCAGTTGCTCACTTCGTCCCCCGAGCGCGGACCGCGCGGCAAGCACGTGGTGTCCCTGCATGACCTGAGCGGCTTCACCTTGCATTCGAAGGTGCCCCTGCCCCTGCAGATGGACGGCGACCACCTGGGGCTGCGTACGAGCGTGACGTTCACAGGCGTACGCCGTGCACTGCGTGTGATTGTGTGA
- a CDS encoding RNA polymerase sigma factor SigF, with protein sequence MRDEERGTRELSAGNAGGPSGSRRMADGVDSIPEQARPHPVDDASAAEAPDREGSADGAGAVDAAGAVDAAGAVDARGDGRGDPDGATRSTSSGGNGASPARAESRAWGRVTGGTMSEHERNAEQSVPGGAQHDPQDRSGARALFVELRKLQEGSPEYAELRNQLVRMHLPLVEHLARRFRNRGEPLDDLTQVATIGLIKSVDRFDPERGVEFSTYATPTVVGEIKRHFRDKGWAVRVPRRLQELRLALTTATAELSQLHGRSPTVHELAEKLAISEEEVLEGLESANAYSTLSLDVPDTDDESPAVADTLGAEDEALEGVEYRESLKPLLEDLPPREKRILLLRFFGNMTQSQIAQEVGISQMHVSRLLARTLAQLREKLLVEE encoded by the coding sequence GTGCGGGACGAAGAGCGCGGCACACGGGAACTTTCCGCCGGGAACGCCGGCGGCCCGAGCGGGTCGCGGCGCATGGCGGACGGCGTGGACAGCATCCCCGAGCAGGCCCGTCCGCATCCGGTGGACGACGCTTCGGCGGCCGAGGCCCCCGATCGGGAGGGGTCGGCCGACGGGGCCGGGGCGGTCGACGCGGCCGGGGCGGTCGACGCGGCCGGGGCGGTCGACGCGCGAGGCGACGGACGAGGGGATCCAGACGGTGCCACGCGGAGCACGTCCTCCGGAGGAAATGGGGCCTCCCCTGCTCGAGCGGAGTCGAGAGCTTGGGGAAGGGTGACGGGCGGGACGATGAGCGAGCACGAGCGAAACGCTGAGCAGAGTGTGCCGGGCGGCGCACAGCACGACCCACAGGACCGCAGCGGAGCGCGGGCCCTGTTCGTCGAGCTGCGCAAGCTGCAGGAGGGCAGCCCGGAGTACGCGGAGCTGCGCAACCAGCTGGTCCGTATGCACCTGCCGCTCGTCGAACACCTCGCGCGCCGCTTCCGCAACCGGGGCGAGCCGCTGGACGACCTGACCCAGGTCGCCACCATCGGCCTGATCAAGTCGGTCGACCGTTTCGACCCGGAACGCGGCGTCGAGTTCTCGACGTACGCGACCCCGACGGTCGTCGGCGAGATCAAGCGCCACTTCCGCGACAAGGGCTGGGCGGTACGGGTGCCGCGGCGTCTGCAGGAGCTGCGCCTGGCCCTGACGACGGCCACGGCCGAGCTGTCCCAGCTGCACGGCCGCTCCCCGACGGTCCACGAGCTGGCCGAGAAGCTGGCCATCTCGGAGGAGGAGGTCCTGGAGGGCCTGGAGTCCGCCAACGCGTACTCCACTCTGTCCCTGGACGTCCCCGACACGGACGACGAGTCGCCGGCGGTCGCGGACACGCTCGGCGCGGAGGACGAGGCGCTGGAGGGCGTCGAGTACCGCGAGTCGCTGAAGCCGCTGCTGGAGGACCTGCCGCCGCGGGAGAAGCGGATCCTTCTTCTCCGTTTCTTCGGCAACATGACGCAGTCGCAGATCGCGCAGGAGGTCGGCATCTCACAGATGCACGTGTCGCGCCTGCTGGCGAGGACACTGGCCCAGCTGCGGGAGAAGCTGCTGGTCGAGGAGTGA
- a CDS encoding ATP-binding protein: MSQIAGEPATQDFVEVRLPAAGAYLSVLRTATAGLAARLDFTLDEIEDLRIAVDEACAILLQQAVPGSVLSCVFRLIDDSLEVTVSAPTTDGHAPSRDTFAWTVLSALAGKVSSAVADDKTVSISLYKQRGAGPGPA; this comes from the coding sequence GTGTCCCAGATCGCAGGCGAGCCCGCGACCCAGGACTTCGTGGAAGTCCGGCTGCCGGCAGCGGGTGCCTACCTGTCGGTGCTGCGTACGGCCACGGCCGGCCTCGCGGCCCGTTTGGACTTCACCCTCGACGAGATCGAGGACCTGCGCATCGCGGTCGACGAGGCCTGCGCGATCCTGCTGCAACAGGCCGTGCCCGGCTCGGTGCTCAGCTGTGTCTTCCGGCTCATCGACGACTCACTGGAGGTCACGGTCTCCGCCCCGACCACGGACGGTCACGCCCCCTCGCGGGACACCTTCGCCTGGACCGTTCTGTCGGCCCTGGCCGGCAAGGTCTCCTCCGCGGTCGCCGACGACAAGACCGTGTCCATCAGCCTCTACAAACAGCGCGGCGCGGGACCCGGGCCGGCGTGA
- a CDS encoding UBP-type zinc finger domain-containing protein encodes MKQCTHAGALPQPEPEAQSETCLECLAAGTHPVQLRLCLECGHVGCCDSSPLRHATAHHKDSGHPVMRTFEPGEDWRWCFVDHVLV; translated from the coding sequence ATGAAACAGTGCACGCACGCGGGCGCGCTGCCGCAGCCCGAGCCCGAGGCCCAGAGCGAAACGTGCCTGGAGTGTCTGGCCGCCGGCACGCACCCGGTGCAACTGCGGCTGTGCCTGGAGTGCGGACACGTGGGCTGCTGCGACTCCTCGCCCCTGCGGCACGCGACCGCGCACCACAAGGACAGCGGCCACCCGGTCATGCGCACCTTCGAGCCGGGCGAGGACTGGCGCTGGTGCTTCGTCGACCATGTACTCGTGTGA
- a CDS encoding Na+/H+ antiporter, whose amino-acid sequence MNVLPLLLLVAGSAAVAGAARRTPVPAPLLLVAAGLAVSYLPGVPEYTLDPGIVLPLVLPPLLYTAATDSSYLDLRAQMRPVALLSVGYVLFATLVVGWAVYLIVPGMSLPAAMVLGAVVAPPDAVAATAVARRVGLPSRITTILQGESLVNDATAITAYKVALAAAIGEGATWADGVREFLLAAVGGVAIGLLLMMPIHWLRTHLKEALLQNTLSLLIPFVAYGAAEWVHASGVLAVVVVALYLGYHNWQVDFATRLQEEAVWKMVAFLLESAVFALIGLQLPVVLKGLGQYEGTRAAWYAVAVFLVVVASRFVWVYPGTFLPRLLFRHIREREANPTWKGPFIIGWAGMRGVVSLAIAFSIPQTIHGGGAFPNRNLILFLTFTTVIGTLVVQGLTLPPLIRVLRLPGRDAQAETLAEANAQAQASRVAEQRLDELLDDERNALPPPLADRLRTVLERRRNAVWERLGSVNPVTGETVDDTYSRLSREMIGAEREVFVKLRNHRYIDDEMLRTLLRRLDLEEAAAYRETT is encoded by the coding sequence ATGAATGTGTTGCCACTGCTGTTGCTGGTCGCCGGCAGCGCCGCAGTCGCCGGGGCCGCGCGACGCACCCCTGTGCCCGCGCCGCTGCTGCTGGTCGCGGCGGGCCTCGCCGTCTCGTACCTGCCCGGCGTGCCCGAGTACACCCTCGACCCCGGCATCGTCCTGCCGCTGGTGCTGCCCCCGCTGCTGTACACGGCGGCCACCGACAGCTCGTACCTGGACCTGCGGGCGCAGATGCGGCCCGTGGCGCTGCTGTCCGTCGGGTATGTGCTGTTCGCGACGCTCGTCGTGGGCTGGGCGGTGTATCTGATCGTGCCGGGCATGTCACTGCCCGCGGCGATGGTGCTGGGAGCGGTGGTCGCTCCACCGGACGCGGTCGCGGCGACGGCGGTCGCCCGGCGGGTGGGGCTGCCGTCGCGGATCACCACGATCCTGCAAGGGGAGTCGCTGGTGAACGACGCGACCGCGATCACCGCGTACAAGGTGGCGCTGGCGGCGGCGATCGGGGAGGGCGCGACCTGGGCGGACGGGGTGCGCGAGTTCCTGCTCGCGGCGGTCGGCGGTGTCGCGATCGGCCTGCTGCTGATGATGCCGATCCACTGGCTGCGTACGCACCTGAAGGAGGCGCTGCTGCAGAACACCCTCTCCCTGCTGATCCCGTTCGTCGCCTACGGGGCAGCGGAGTGGGTCCATGCGTCCGGGGTGCTCGCCGTGGTCGTCGTCGCCCTCTACCTCGGGTACCACAACTGGCAGGTGGACTTCGCGACCCGCCTTCAGGAGGAGGCGGTGTGGAAGATGGTCGCGTTCCTCCTGGAGTCGGCGGTGTTCGCGCTCATCGGGCTGCAACTGCCGGTCGTCCTGAAGGGACTCGGTCAGTACGAGGGCACGCGCGCGGCCTGGTACGCGGTGGCCGTGTTCCTCGTGGTCGTCGCGTCGCGGTTCGTGTGGGTGTATCCGGGGACCTTCCTGCCGCGCCTGCTGTTCCGGCACATCCGGGAGCGCGAGGCGAACCCCACGTGGAAGGGGCCGTTCATCATCGGCTGGGCGGGGATGCGCGGCGTGGTCTCGCTCGCGATCGCCTTCTCGATCCCGCAGACCATCCACGGCGGCGGCGCTTTCCCCAACCGCAACCTGATCCTCTTCCTGACCTTCACGACGGTGATCGGCACGCTGGTGGTGCAGGGGCTGACCCTGCCCCCGCTGATCCGGGTGCTGCGGCTGCCGGGGCGCGACGCGCAGGCGGAGACCCTCGCGGAGGCCAACGCCCAGGCACAGGCGTCCCGGGTCGCCGAGCAGCGCCTGGACGAGCTCCTCGACGACGAGCGCAACGCCCTGCCGCCCCCACTGGCCGACCGCCTGCGCACGGTTCTGGAACGCCGCCGCAACGCCGTCTGGGAGCGGCTGGGCTCGGTGAACCCGGTGACCGGCGAAACGGTCGACGACACCTACAGCCGGCTGTCCCGCGAGATGATCGGAGCGGAACGCGAGGTCTTCGTGAAACTCCGCAACCACCGCTACATCGACGACGAGATGCTCCGCACCCTGCTGCGACGACTGGACCTGGAGGAGGCGGCGGCCTACCGGGAGACGACGTGA
- a CDS encoding 1-aminocyclopropane-1-carboxylate deaminase/D-cysteine desulfhydrase — MTSPDVPHTAEPAPEALDPSVLRPRLPSPLQEAADERFARHGVRLLLKRDDLIHPDLVGNKWRKLTPNLRAAAGRPLLTFGGAYSNHLRATAAAGRLLGLETIGVVRGEELADRPLNPSLARCAADGMRLHFVDRSTYRRISEPGTLAGILRAADAEEAYVVPEGGSNPLAVRGCHALGEELRGRADVVAVACGTGGTLAGLAAGLAPDQRAVGVAVLKGDFLAAETAALQTLAFGGRRGTWTVDTRFHFGGYARTSDELEAFADDFESRHGLPVERLYVAKLLYGLVALTEEGAFPQGTTLAAVITGRPFS; from the coding sequence GTGACCAGCCCCGACGTGCCGCACACCGCCGAGCCCGCCCCCGAAGCGCTCGACCCGTCCGTGCTGCGCCCGCGCCTGCCGTCGCCGTTGCAGGAGGCGGCGGACGAGCGCTTCGCGCGGCACGGCGTCCGGCTGCTGCTCAAGCGGGACGATCTGATCCATCCGGACCTGGTCGGCAACAAGTGGCGCAAGCTCACCCCGAACCTGCGGGCCGCGGCCGGCCGCCCCCTGCTCACCTTCGGCGGCGCCTACTCCAACCATCTGCGGGCCACGGCCGCGGCGGGCCGGCTGCTGGGGCTGGAGACGATCGGTGTGGTCCGCGGTGAGGAGCTGGCCGACCGCCCGCTCAACCCCTCCCTGGCCCGGTGCGCGGCCGACGGCATGCGGCTGCACTTCGTCGACAGGTCGACGTACCGCCGCATATCGGAGCCGGGAACCCTGGCCGGCATCCTGCGCGCGGCGGACGCCGAGGAGGCGTACGTCGTGCCGGAGGGCGGCAGCAACCCCCTCGCCGTACGCGGCTGCCACGCGCTCGGCGAGGAGCTGCGCGGCCGTGCGGACGTGGTCGCCGTGGCCTGCGGCACCGGCGGCACCCTGGCGGGGCTGGCCGCGGGACTGGCCCCGGACCAGCGGGCCGTGGGGGTCGCGGTGCTCAAGGGCGACTTCCTGGCCGCCGAGACGGCCGCGCTCCAGACCTTGGCGTTCGGGGGCCGTCGCGGCACCTGGACCGTGGACACCCGCTTCCACTTCGGCGGCTACGCCCGCACGTCGGACGAACTCGAAGCTTTCGCGGACGACTTCGAGTCCCGCCACGGCCTCCCGGTGGAACGTCTCTATGTCGCCAAGCTGCTGTACGGACTTGTCGCCCTGACCGAGGAGGGCGCGTTCCCACAGGGGACGACGCTGGCCGCCGTGATCACCGGACGGCCCTTCTCCTAG
- a CDS encoding family 2B encapsulin nanocompartment shell protein has translation MSVGEEVRAGQDKPQQSLGTAAARNLATTTKSAPQMQEISSRWLLRMLPWVNVQGGTYRVNRRLTYSVGDGRVTFVKTGDQVAVIPAELGELPALRTYDDQEVLGELARRCQQRRFAPGDVLAEFGSQADEVFLLAHGKLEKIGTGPYGDDAVLGVLADGAYFGEQALLDPDAIWEYTARAVTACTVLALPRRDVEQIAERAESLRDHLDQQRSIPEQRTNKYGEKTIDLAAGHAGEPDIPHTFVDYEAAPREYELSIAQTVLRIHTRVADLYNQPMNQTEQQLRLTVEALKERQEHELINNREFGLLHNCEYDQRLQPHDGVPSPDDLDELLSRRRGSKLFLAHPRAIAAFGRECNRRGLVPESVEIAGNRIPTWRGVPIFPCNKIPVTEARTTSIICMRTGEAEQGVIGLQQAGIPDEIEPSLSVRFMGINEQAIISYLVTAYYSAAVLVPDALGVLENVEIGRWR, from the coding sequence ATGTCGGTAGGCGAAGAGGTCCGAGCGGGGCAGGACAAGCCGCAGCAGAGTCTCGGCACAGCGGCCGCACGGAACCTGGCCACCACCACCAAGTCCGCGCCCCAGATGCAGGAGATCAGCTCACGATGGCTGCTGCGCATGCTGCCGTGGGTGAACGTGCAGGGCGGCACGTACCGGGTGAACCGCCGCCTCACCTACTCCGTGGGTGACGGCCGTGTGACGTTCGTGAAGACCGGCGACCAGGTCGCGGTCATCCCCGCGGAGCTGGGCGAGCTGCCCGCCCTGCGCACCTACGACGACCAGGAAGTGCTCGGCGAACTCGCCCGGCGCTGCCAGCAGCGGAGGTTCGCGCCCGGGGACGTGCTCGCCGAGTTCGGCAGCCAGGCCGACGAGGTGTTCCTGCTCGCGCACGGCAAGCTCGAGAAGATCGGCACGGGCCCCTACGGCGACGACGCGGTGCTCGGTGTCCTCGCCGACGGCGCCTACTTCGGCGAACAGGCACTGCTCGACCCGGACGCCATCTGGGAGTACACGGCCCGCGCGGTCACCGCCTGCACGGTGCTCGCCCTCCCCCGCCGGGACGTCGAACAGATCGCGGAACGCGCCGAGTCCCTGCGCGACCACCTCGACCAGCAGCGATCGATCCCCGAACAGCGCACCAACAAGTACGGCGAGAAGACGATCGACCTCGCCGCGGGCCACGCCGGCGAGCCGGACATCCCGCACACCTTCGTCGACTACGAGGCCGCGCCCCGCGAGTACGAACTGAGCATCGCGCAGACCGTCCTGCGCATCCACACGCGCGTGGCCGACCTCTACAACCAGCCGATGAACCAGACCGAGCAGCAGCTGCGGCTCACGGTCGAGGCACTGAAGGAGCGCCAGGAGCACGAACTCATCAACAACAGGGAGTTCGGCCTGCTCCACAACTGCGAGTACGACCAGCGCCTCCAGCCCCACGACGGCGTTCCCAGCCCCGACGACCTGGACGAACTGCTCAGCCGCAGGCGCGGATCCAAGCTGTTCCTCGCCCACCCGCGCGCGATCGCCGCGTTCGGCCGCGAGTGCAACAGGCGCGGACTCGTCCCCGAGTCCGTCGAGATCGCGGGCAACCGCATCCCCACCTGGCGCGGAGTGCCGATCTTCCCCTGCAACAAGATCCCGGTCACCGAGGCCCGTACGACCTCCATCATCTGCATGCGTACGGGCGAGGCCGAGCAGGGCGTCATCGGTCTCCAGCAGGCGGGCATCCCGGACGAGATCGAGCCCAGCCTGTCCGTGCGCTTCATGGGCATCAACGAACAGGCGATCATCAGCTACCTGGTCACGGCCTACTACTCGGCCGCCGTCCTGGTGCCCGACGCGCTGGGGGTCCTGGAGAACGTAGAGATCGGCCGCTGGAGGTGA